The Streptomyces sp. cg36 genomic interval CGGCGACCGCGTCCGCGAGACCCTCCGGCGCCGCCCGGCGCGCCCAGGGCCGCACCCCGGTCGCCCGCACCGAGCTCGGCGGCTCGAAGGCGGGGTCGACCGCACGGCAGACCCGCGCCGCGACCTCCATGATCTCGGCGGGCGTACGGTAGTTGACCCCGAGCCGCACGTGCTCCCAGCGGTCCTCGACGTACGGCCGCAGGATCCGCTGCCAGGAGCCGACGCCGGCCGCCTCGGCGGTCTGCGCCGGGTCGCCGACCAGGGTCAGCGAGCGGGTCGGGCAGCGGCGCATAAGCAGCCGCCAGGCCATCGCGGACAGCTCCTGCGCCTCGTCCACGACGATGTGGCCGAACGCCCAGGTGCGGTCGGCGGCGGCGCGCTCGGCGGCGCTGCGGTGGTCGGCCTCCTCGTGCCGGTCGGCGAACCGCTCGGCGTCGATGATGTCGTGCGCCGCGAGCACCTCCGACTCCTCGTCCTCGAACTCGAAGCTCTCCGAGCCCGCCGAGAGGTCCAGCACGCCCTGCGCGTAGGCGATCCGGTCCTGGCGCGCGGCCTCGGCGGCGGCGCGGGCGGCCGAGTCGTCCTCGCCGAGCAGTTCGGCGGCCTCGTCGAGCAGCGGCACGTCGGCCTCGGTCCACCGGCCGCCGGTGCGCCGGATCAGCTCGGCGTCGGCGTCGTCCAGATGGACCGGATCGGCCAGGAAGTCGGCGAGGAACTCCTCGGGGGTGAGCGCGGGCCAGAACGCGTCGATGGCGGCGTGCACCTCGCGGCTGGTGGCGATCTCCTTGCCGAGCTGGGCGAGGTCGTCGGGGCCCAGCAGGTTCTCGCCGCCAACGGGGCCTCCCCCGCTCGAACGAAGTTGAGAGCTTGGGGAAAGGTCGGCGCCGATCCGCTCCGCCAGCTGCGCGGTGAGCGCGTCGATGACGTGGAAGGCGAAGTGCGGGCGGGCCAGGTTGTGCGGCAGACCGCTCTCCCGGGCGCGCCAGCGGGCGTCCTCGGCCATGGCCCGGTCCAGGCTGAGCGTGCCGTAGCCCTCGTGGTCGATCTCGACGGCCGTGTGCGGCACGGTCTGCCGGTCGCGGACGGCCCTGGCGAGCACCTCGGCCATCGCGGGCCGGCCCTTGACCTCGGCGGCGGCCGGGGTGTCGGTGCCCTCGGCCCGTACGCCCGGGAAGAGTTCGCCCATGGTGGCCAGCAGCACGCCGGTCTCGCCCAGCGCGGGCAGCACCTCGCCGATGTACCCGAGGAAGGCGGGGTTGGGGCCGACGATCAGCACCGCCCGCCGGGCCAGCTGCTCGCGGTGCGCGTACAGCAGGTAGGCGGCCCGGTGCAGCGCGACCGCCGTCTTGCCGGTGCCCGGCCCGCCCTCGACGACCAGCACCCCGCGCCGCGGGGCGCGGATGATCCGGTC includes:
- a CDS encoding helicase; translated protein: MSTEEIRKEQQFIDGLYARLDVLRTEAEAAVRGALAQAGTGLQARLERDVLVAEQSGLLSAYDAGENGLCFGRLDFSDASSHHIGRIGIRRDDERRTPLVVDWRADVARPFYLATGHTPMGLRRRRHITLEGREVAALHDELLDLADAARTGHEGADADEVLLAALDAARTGRMHDIVRTIQAEQDRIIRAPRRGVLVVEGGPGTGKTAVALHRAAYLLYAHREQLARRAVLIVGPNPAFLGYIGEVLPALGETGVLLATMGELFPGVRAEGTDTPAAAEVKGRPAMAEVLARAVRDRQTVPHTAVEIDHEGYGTLSLDRAMAEDARWRARESGLPHNLARPHFAFHVIDALTAQLAERIGADLSPSSQLRSSGGGPVGGENLLGPDDLAQLGKEIATSREVHAAIDAFWPALTPEEFLADFLADPVHLDDADAELIRRTGGRWTEADVPLLDEAAELLGEDDSAARAAAEAARQDRIAYAQGVLDLSAGSESFEFEDEESEVLAAHDIIDAERFADRHEEADHRSAAERAAADRTWAFGHIVVDEAQELSAMAWRLLMRRCPTRSLTLVGDPAQTAEAAGVGSWQRILRPYVEDRWEHVRLGVNYRTPAEIMEVAARVCRAVDPAFEPPSSVRATGVRPWARRAAPEGLADAVAGAVREHAPKAGRLAVIAPRALHPALHTALPDVPPGEPDLTRPVVLLDPRQAKGLEFDTVLVVEPARYGVSDLYVALTRATQRLGVLHAEPLPAALADALTPAAATPSPAAAG